A region of bacterium DNA encodes the following proteins:
- a CDS encoding DUF554 domain-containing protein: MNVATVTIGTIIGVTVGKRLKPHYKELTMHALGLATLAMGAQMFMAAPNAIIGIVSIVSVIVGGLIGELIGIEKGLNAIGEYAQKRLPNGDGSHFQQAFVTTSIVFCVGPMTIIGCLQDGLGQGFQLLALKSILDLFSSTFFAAAFGWGVLLSAGTVLVAQGSLTIAAGTLSGMAKTDPTMLAMTAAGGIILLGIGFRLLEMKNIRVSNLIPGLALAPLIIWFLINQGWYNYLVSIVNK, from the coding sequence ATGAATGTCGCGACCGTCACGATTGGAACGATTATCGGAGTGACGGTTGGTAAAAGGCTGAAGCCTCATTATAAAGAACTCACAATGCACGCTTTGGGGCTGGCAACTTTGGCGATGGGCGCACAGATGTTTATGGCCGCCCCGAACGCAATCATCGGGATCGTATCAATCGTCAGCGTAATCGTCGGCGGCTTGATTGGCGAGCTGATTGGGATTGAAAAAGGGCTGAATGCCATAGGCGAGTATGCCCAAAAACGATTGCCAAACGGTGACGGCAGTCACTTTCAACAAGCTTTTGTGACCACAAGCATAGTATTCTGCGTTGGCCCGATGACGATTATTGGGTGCTTACAAGACGGATTAGGTCAGGGGTTCCAACTTCTGGCGCTTAAAAGTATTTTAGACCTCTTTTCATCCACTTTCTTCGCTGCGGCCTTTGGATGGGGTGTATTACTCTCTGCCGGTACGGTTTTAGTGGCTCAGGGATCGCTGACCATCGCTGCCGGCACATTAAGCGGAATGGCCAAAACCGACCCCACAATGCTGGCGATGACCGCCGCTGGGGGCATTATTTTATTAGGCATCGGCTTTCGTCTTTTGGAAATGAAAAATATCCGTGTCTCGAATCTAATCCCAGGTCTAGCGCTCGCTCCGTTAATCATTTGGTTCTTAATCAATCAGGGTTGGTACAACTACCTTGTTTCGATAGTGAACAAGTAA